Proteins from a genomic interval of Yarrowia lipolytica chromosome 1E, complete sequence:
- a CDS encoding uncharacterized protein (Compare to YALI0E19481g, gnl|GLV|YALI0E19481g [Yarrowia lipolytica] similar to uniprot|Q9C245 Neurospora crassa ubiquitin related modifier URM1, similar to Saccharomyces cerevisiae URM1 (YIL008W); ancestral locus Anc_7.129), with product MQITVEFSGGLETAFDGNKKHVLDVPEGSSVNWLLHHMVETLMPDHKREEGKNIFLQDESVRPGVLVLINDSDWELEGEDQYILQPRDVIIFASTLHGG from the exons ATGCAAATTACTGTGGAATTCAG TGGAGGGCTCGAAACCGCCTTCGACGGCAACAAAAAGCACGTGCTGGACGTGCCGGAGGGCTCCTCAGTCAATTGGCTGTTGCACCATATGGTGGAGACTCTGATGCCGGATCACAAGCGAGAAGAGGGCAAAAACATCTTCTTGCAGGACGAAAGTGTGCGTCCCGGGGTGTTGGTGCTCATCAACGATTCGGACTGGGAGCTGGAGGGCGAAGACCAGTACATTTTGCAGCCCCGAGATGTCATCATCTTTGCCTCAACTCTTCATGGAGGTTAG
- a CDS encoding uncharacterized protein (Compare to YALI0E19492g, weakly similar to DEHA0B13453g Debaryomyces hansenii, similar to Saccharomyces cerevisiae YEL001C; ancestral locus Anc_7.144), protein MKISLVAAAMALASTASAWGKKAGPVEIPVASHLQFSAVAQIGSNSDVEASDAGFFVANTFINGEDVPINLVFENKEKDPISVVAVGGTFYDLKTDKVVVSVQGTQVGPIKVDSGKTAALTHQFETNLDAKVYRNVIQVYIQYGNEVYQVHAFDGPVSIVDPYVSPLSFKFLFAQIVLGITAAALGYYVVNVYAIPYATGTYGQEKKPVRAKPVVPAGSGVKTGPKGYDESWIPKHHLDQEKVKVKKRS, encoded by the coding sequence ATGAAGATCAGTCTTGTTGCTGCGGCCATGGCTCTGGCCTCCACTGCATCTGCCTGGGGCAAGAAGGCCGGCCCCGTTGAGATTCCCGTGGCTTCTCATCTGCAGTTTTCTGCCGTCGCCCAGATCGGCTCCAACTCGGACGTGGAGGCGTCTGACGCCGGATTTTTCGTCGCCAACACCTTCATCAACGGCGAAGACGTGCCCATCAACCTGGTGTTcgagaacaaggagaaggaccCCATCTCTGTGGTGGCCGTGGGAGGCACCTTCTACGACCTCAAGACcgacaaggtggtggtcAGCGTCCAGGGCACCCAGGTGGGACCCATCAAGGTCGACAGCGGCAAGACCGCGGCCCTGACCCACCAGTTCGAGACCAACCTCGATGCCAAGGTCTACCGAAACGTCATCCAGGTCTACATCCAGTACGGCAACGAGGTGTACCAGGTGCACGCCTTTGACGGCCCCGTGTCGATTGTCGACCCCTATGTTTCTCCTCTGTCTTTCAAGTTCCTGTTTGCCCAGATTGTGCTGGGAATCACCGCCGCTGCTCTGGGATACTACGTTGTTAACGTGTACGCCATCCCATACGCTACCGGCACCTACGgacaggagaagaagcccgtTCGAGCCAAGCCTGTGGTTCCTGCTGGCTCCGGCGTCAAGACTGGACCCAAGGGCTACGATGAGAGCTGGATTCCCAAGCACCATCTCGACCaggagaaggtcaaggtgaagaagagaagtTAA